The genomic interval TATGCCTATTCTTTATACTTCTGGAATGATGGCAGCACCAGATTTTGCAGCTGCTGGATACTCCATCTTTTGGGTTTTTAACCGGATCGAGTTGTTATGTGCAGCAGTCGTCCTGACAGGTGCTTTGATCCTGCAATATAACCAGAATGATGGGGGTAAATTTGGTGGCACATCAATTACGCTCTCTTCCTTGCTGCTGGTTGTCGCACTGATTTATACCTACGGTTTATCTCCCCAAATGAGTGCTTTAGGGCTTCAACTCGATCTGTTTAATTCGGTTCAAGAAACGCCTGTGCTTATGAATTCTCTTCATGTAGGCTATTGGGTGTTAGAAGCAATTAAGTTAATTGCCGGTGGAATTTTGCTAAAGCTTTGCTACGATTTTCGCCTTGAGTTTCATCGCCACTTGTAGCCCTGGACTGCCATAAAGAAATTGGGTTTCTATTCTTCAAGGCATCAAAATCTTGTAAGTTCAACGTAAAGGAACCCGATTTCTGAAATTTGGTGAACGATGCTCTAACCTCCATAACATTGGATCTTCCATCGGTAAGCCTTTTCTACGTTGAAGGATACCCAGATTTCTTGAGTAATTGGTTCATATCGCTCAAGTCTCCAGCTTTCTAAGGAAGCTGGAGACTTAAATTATAGGGATAACTTAACGGCTCAGACTCAGCACACTGCCTAAAGCCCGCACCATGTTTTGAGGTTCCATCGCGTCAGTAGCGGCGGTGGGTTCATAGCCACAATGAACCATACAATCGGCACACTTGGGATTATTGCTTTTGCGCCCGTACTTACTCCAGTCGGTATTATCCAGTAATTCTTGATAGGACTTGTAATGCCCTTCGTTCAGCAGGTAGCAGGGTTTTTGCCAACCCAGCACACTGTAACTTGGCATGCCCCAGGGGGTGCAATCATAGTCTTTCTCCCCAATCAAAAAGTCTAGGAAGAGAGGATTGTGATTGAAATTCCAGCTTTTTTGTCCCGCTTTATAGGGTGCCAGAATCTCCCGGAATAGGGCGCGAGTTTGTTCTTGTTTGAGGAAGTGATCCTGGTTTGGTGCCCATTCATAACTGTAACCGGGGGAAATCATCATGCCATCAATTCCGAGCGTACTCAGGAAGTCAAAAAAGTCCTGGATCTCTTTTGGATCAGTTCCCTCAAACACAGTGGTGTTGGTGGTAACACGGAAGCCTTTGGCTTTGGCAGCTTGAATCGCCTTAACCGCAATATCGAAAACCCCTTTGCGATCGACGCACTGGTCGTGGTGTTCCCGCAATCCATCCAGGTGAACGCTAAAGGAGAAGTAGGGAGAGGGTTCGAATTTATGGAGACTCTTTTCCAACAGAAGACCATTGGTGCAAAGGTAAACATACTTTCGTCGCGCCACCAGTCCACGGACAATCTCATCAATTTGGGGGTGTAGCAACGGTTCCCCACCGGGAATGGCAACAACGGGAGCACCACATTCCTCGACGGCGGCAAAACACTGCTCCGGAGTCAAATTTTGCTTCAGGATATCGGTTGGGTGTTGAATCTTGCCGCATCCACTACACGCCAGATTGCAGCGAAATAGAGGCTCCAGCATTAAAGTCAGGGGATACTTTTTGCGCCCCTTGAGTCGCTGGGTAACAATGTACTTGCCAATCTCGATCGCCTGCTGAATACTAACGGACATAGGTTTCACTCCTCGTTGGGAACACCACTAAAGAATTATGAATGTTGAGTTTTAAGTTTTGAGTTAGGTCATTAGCTGTTAGCTGTTAGTGATTAAGAATTTGCACAAACCTAACTCCTAACTCCTAACCCCTGACACCTGTCGCCTCACTTCTCATTGCTTTACCGGTATGTAACTATATTTTACAAACCACTCTACGGCATCGTGTAAAGCGGTAGCAATTGAAGTTTGGGGAAGGTTGAGTTGACGGACTGCTTTGGTGGCGTCGTAATACATGGGTTGTTGTGCCATCCGAACACCATCCAGAGGGACGGAGGGGGTTTTGCCCAAGGGGGCAAGCAAGTATTCATCCACCCAGGCAACGGAGAGGGGAATCCATGCCGGGATGGCACGCTGAGGGGCAGGAAGTCCGGTTATCTCAGCAAGCTGGTCGAGTAGTTGCTTTAGGGTCAGGTTTTGGTGACCCAGGATGTAGCGATCGCCCGATTTTCCCTTCTCTAATGCCAACACATGTCCCCATGCCACATCCCGGACATGAATAAA from Kovacikia minuta CCNUW1 carries:
- the hpnH gene encoding adenosyl-hopene transferase HpnH, with translation MSVSIQQAIEIGKYIVTQRLKGRKKYPLTLMLEPLFRCNLACSGCGKIQHPTDILKQNLTPEQCFAAVEECGAPVVAIPGGEPLLHPQIDEIVRGLVARRKYVYLCTNGLLLEKSLHKFEPSPYFSFSVHLDGLREHHDQCVDRKGVFDIAVKAIQAAKAKGFRVTTNTTVFEGTDPKEIQDFFDFLSTLGIDGMMISPGYSYEWAPNQDHFLKQEQTRALFREILAPYKAGQKSWNFNHNPLFLDFLIGEKDYDCTPWGMPSYSVLGWQKPCYLLNEGHYKSYQELLDNTDWSKYGRKSNNPKCADCMVHCGYEPTAATDAMEPQNMVRALGSVLSLSR
- a CDS encoding DUF4149 domain-containing protein, which codes for MAMVSGVISKRPNWQVMILLTLAFWLSGSLILDTLIMPILYTSGMMAAPDFAAAGYSIFWVFNRIELLCAAVVLTGALILQYNQNDGGKFGGTSITLSSLLLVVALIYTYGLSPQMSALGLQLDLFNSVQETPVLMNSLHVGYWVLEAIKLIAGGILLKLCYDFRLEFHRHL